GTTGACATTGTCCAGGATGGCCTGCAGCAGGCCCTGCCTGTCCTGCAGGCTTTCCTCGGCCCGGCAGCGCGCGGTGATGTCCTTGGCCAGGCCGAAGACTAAACGTCTCGACCCGCTCATGAACGAACCGGCCACCAGTTCCACCGGGAACACGCTGCCGTCTTTCTTACGGTGCCAGCGCAGGGGCACGAAAACGGTGCCCTGTTTCAAGACCTGCTCGGTGGCGCGGTCGGAGCTGTCATGCTCCACGGTTATGTCGTGGATAGTCATCCCGCCGGACAGGAGTTCCTCGCGGCTGTAGCCGTACAGGTCGGTATAAGCCCGGTTGACCTCCTGGAACTTCAGGCTCTGCGCATCGTAAATACAGATCGCGGTCAACGTGTTGTCGAAAAGCGCCCGGTACTTGGCCTCGATTTCGTGAAGGCTCTGCTCCCGCTGCGCCAGAATGCCTTCGAGTTCATTCACCCGGGCGGTAAGCTGTTCGCAGTTAGAATTCATATGCTCCATCGGATCGGTTCCAGGAAACGCCTATGCCAAGGCTCTCGGAGACAGGCCTCTGCCCGACAGTCGGCAGAGGGGGAGGATAAACCTTTCTATATTATCTCGAACCTTATGCAATTATTCAAGTCCTGTCCGTAGAGATTTTCCGTGCATGGCCGCCGTGAATAATCCATGGCCGCGCTTCATGGCGAGCTGAGTGTTTTCATACGGTGGCGCGCGATACCGCACAAGAGGCTTGACAGGCGTCCGATTCCCATTTTCTCGAATAAACCACACATACAATTGTAATTCAATCGGTTATATCATTCAAGCCCGAAAATGCGTAAGCTGGCATGGTTTTCTCTCTGAGACAATTGAAACAAACTCTTGACTGGGGGCGTTAAAACAGTTAAATTGCGTGAAACTTTTCACAACGTGATCTTCTTCACAAATCACCCCAGGGGAGCCGCGGGATGAAAGCGATCTCCGACAAGACAATCGGCAGGCTCAGCCTGTATCGCCGCATCCTGAACCGTCTGAAAGCCGAGGGCAAGGACAACATCTACTCCTACCAGCTCGCCGGCCTGGCGGGCGGCACCGCCGCCCGGGTCCGGCGCGACCTGATGGCTATCGGCTACTCGGGCAGCCCCTCGCGCGGCTACGAGATCACCGAGCTGACCAAAAGCCTCGCCGTTTTCCTGGACAGCCCGGAGGGACAGCAGATCGGCCTGGTCGGCATCGGCAACCTGGGGCGGGCCATCCTGACCTATTTCTCGGGACGGCGCCCCAAGCTGGCGATCACCGCCTCTTTCGACAGCGACGCGAACAAGGTCAGCCGCCTGATCCAGG
This DNA window, taken from bacterium, encodes the following:
- a CDS encoding redox-sensing transcriptional repressor Rex, translated to MKAISDKTIGRLSLYRRILNRLKAEGKDNIYSYQLAGLAGGTAARVRRDLMAIGYSGSPSRGYEITELTKSLAVFLDSPEGQQIGLVGIGNLGRAILTYFSGRRPKLAITASFDSDANKVSRLIQGCPCYSAEETSKVIREKGIDVGIICVPANQAQLTADRLVEGGVKGILNFAPYRLHLPADVYVEDMDMTTAIEKVAFFARQHPAAKRT